One window of the Trifolium pratense cultivar HEN17-A07 linkage group LG2, ARS_RC_1.1, whole genome shotgun sequence genome contains the following:
- the LOC123908068 gene encoding probable serine/threonine-protein kinase At1g09600, which yields MGCICSKYSNKDKVEEYGKGNEWNKSSVQIVAPTQLNGVGVGSDGSNSVRRLAKAPSQVVRAEEEKSSHFDVAIKSLHHRCMTVSSSVGEKKPLMSRILSVQNFSGEQYVDSGWPIWLSSVAKEAIKGWVPRRADSFEKLDQIGQGAYSSVHKAIDLETGKYVALKKVRFSSGDVESVRFMAREIYILRQLDHPNILKLEGLVTSRTSTSLYLVFEYMEHDLAGLAARPGVKFTEPQIKCFMKQLLSGLEHCHSRGVLHRDIKGSNLLVDKDGNLKIGDFGLATVHEPDSKVPLTSRVVTLWYRAPELLLGATDYGATIDLWSAGCILAELLMGKPIMPGRTEVEQMHKIFKLCGSPSEDYWQRKKLPYATSFKPQNAYKRQLADTFKDFPSTALELVDRLLSMEPEQRGTATFALQSQFFTTDPLPCDPSRLPKFPPSKEFDLKRQNKEAARKNIEAVKVCGPRTVLRGSGNTKALEAPDYNARGDLSLRGKPNTRMSRLRYESQEDDESNHKCEPSRISMHNGYTNSAALTHSNTTGPSSLCNKRPESSIQNIPELRTQRSQLNEVAVDSSIKKEQGMSGQETGTGYVPKKNRIHCSGPLMMSSGGNIDDMLREHERLMQDVFRSVKKGNPQ from the exons atggGGTGCATTTGCTCAAAATACTCAAACAAAGACAAAGTTGAAGAATATGGGAAAGGAAATGAGTGGAATAAGTCTTCAGTGCAAATAGTTGCTCCTACACAGTTAAATGGGGTTGGAGTTGGTTCGGATGGTTCTAACTCAGTGCGTCGTTTGGCTAAGGCGCCTTCGCAAGTGGTTAGAGCAGAAGAAGAGAAAAGCAGTCACTTTGATGTTGCTATAAAAAGTCTACATCATAGATGTATGACAGTAAGTTCTAGTGTAGGTGAAAAAAAGCCACTAATGAGTAGAATACTCAGTGTGCAAAATTTTTCAGGAGAACAATATGTTGATTCTGGGTGGCCAATATGGTTGTCTTCGGTTGCTAAAGAGGCTATCAAAGGTTGGGTTCCGAGAAGGGCGGACTCTTTTGAAAAATTAGACCAA ATTGGACAAGGGGCGTATAGTAGTGTGCACAAAGCTATTGACCTTGAAACTGGTAAATATGTGGCTTTGAAGAAAGTTCGATTTTCAAGTGGAGATGTTGAAAGTGTCCGTTTTATGGCAAGAGAAATCTATATTTTGCGTCAACTTGACCATCCTAACATCCTCAAACTTGAAGGTCTTGTCACATCTAGAACATCAACTAGTTTGTACCTTGTTTTTGAATATATGGAGCATGACCTTGCTGGATTAGCAGCTAGACCTGGTGTCAAGTTCACTGAACCACAG ATTAAATGTTTCATGAAGCAACTATTATCCGGGCTAGAACACTGTCATAGTAGGGGTGTGTTGCATCGTGACATCAAGGGCTCTAATCTTCTAGTTGATAAAGACGGAAATCTAAAGATTGGAGATTTTGGTCTAGCAACTGTCCATGAACCTGATAGCAAGGTGCCATTGACAAGTCGTGTCGTGACTCTTTGGTATAGGGCCCCTGAACTTTTACTAGGTGCTACTGACTATGGTGCTACAATTGACTTGTGGAGTGCTGGTTGCATTCTAGCTGAATTGTTGATGGGCAAGCCTATCATGCCTGGAAGGACAGAG GTGGAACAAATGCACAAAATTTTTAAGCTTTGTGGTTCTCCATCTGAAGACTATTGGCAAAGGAAAAAACTTCCATATGCAACAAGTTTTAAACCACAAAACGCTTATAAACGACAACTAGCCGATACATTTAAAGACTTCCCTTCTACTGCATTGGAACTTGTTGATAGGCTCCTTTCAATGGAACCAGAACAACGAGGAACTGCAACTTTCGCCCTTCAGAGTCAG TTCTTCACTACGGATCCTTTGCCTTGTGATCCTTCGCGTTTACCAAAGTTTCCGCCAAGCAAGGAGTTCGATCTAAAGCGTCAAAATAAAGAAGCCGCAAG AAAAAATATAGAAGCTGTCAAAGTATGCGGACCAAGAACTGTTTTAAGAGGATCGGGAAATACCAAAGCATTGGAAGCACCGGACTATAATGCTCGAGGAGATTTATCTTTGCGG GGTAAGCCAAATACTAGAATGTCCCGTCTTAGATATGAATCACAAGAAGACGATGAGTCGAACCATAAGTGTGAACCAAGTAGAATATCTATGCACAACGGCTATACAAATTCAGCAGCATTGACGCACAGCAATACAACAGGACCATCCTCGTTATGCAATAAGAGACCAGAATCATCTATACAAAATATTCCTGAGTTAAGGACACAAAGGTCTCAATTGAATGAAGTAGCAGTAGATTCTTCTATTAAAAAGGAACAAGGCATGTCAGGCCAAGAAACCGGAACG GGTTATGTGCCTAAGAAAAATAGAATCCATTGTTCCGGACCGTTGATGATGTCTTCTGGTGGAAATATTGATGACATGCTAAGAGAGCACGAACGGTTAATGCAAGATGTTTTCCGTAGTGTCAAGAAGGGGAATCCGCAATGA